The Actinopolyspora erythraea genome has a segment encoding these proteins:
- a CDS encoding ADP-ribosylglycohydrolase family protein has protein sequence MEDDEKRLLTALREREASRRRRAESEMTAAPSSWLVRRWRELVAEPANTPLWATGLRHRLADGTAPTGRPASGMAGGLFDADGFVTRSPGRLLGMLHGAAVGETTARHDMRGTERTAALLCALDGLTGAHTELRARGRADPARAVLAGQRRWLRSRGVPAGAAVERSGAEPSRDRLPDDPRLVGSGGGDPVMLAELARLDVGMAPGTPEHPGNGVEAAAAVPLGAVAALWAEDDRSAFRLGSEIAAATHGGPRGHLPAGVLAVLVSRLLRGAGLAEAAERAIEQCSHAGISGELSEAVRLARFRPANTLPTRGNLVAAADGGTGSGALAIALRAALSASGDPATAIRLAASHDGDVVTSATLCGQLLGALRGPEEITGSAPGTPEIAPLLERVAEAAVTEFGPDPVGLPAGEEEHSAELSGQREDDSGGSSESAAGLAGSAWAPRFARAVLGCAVGEALGGAVTGDSWREIRDRYGEEGLREYVPAGHPSGRIGSDTQLLLFTLEGTIRAGVSRRTLGGVPRPTRHVQHAYQRWLHTQHLSWPRAAGEFLSVAPEPDGWLVGLRGLFQTRSPGRTMMRTLIAFAKGQQAMGSPEEPISDSDGSSALLRAVPAMLWTPRADETFRVATEAAALTHGHATARLSAGALGVIVSRLARGEGLTEAVDAAESELSRHPEHDPVASRIASARRLAESGVVEPERLERTLGTGFNAAEALAIGLYAALVVEGDFAAGLRTAVNHSGNSGVCGAVTGALLAMSADEEIPEHWTQQLELGETVRTLAEEGCLEFGPNPPETPEWFERYPAS, from the coding sequence ATGGAAGACGACGAGAAGCGGTTACTGACCGCTCTCCGGGAGCGCGAGGCCTCGCGCCGCCGCCGAGCCGAATCGGAGATGACGGCCGCCCCCTCGTCGTGGCTGGTGCGGCGGTGGCGGGAACTCGTGGCCGAGCCCGCGAACACTCCCCTCTGGGCCACCGGGCTGCGCCACCGGCTCGCGGACGGCACCGCACCGACCGGGAGACCGGCTTCCGGGATGGCCGGCGGGCTGTTCGACGCGGACGGCTTCGTCACCCGCTCCCCCGGACGACTGCTGGGGATGCTCCACGGCGCCGCGGTCGGTGAGACCACCGCGCGGCACGACATGCGGGGCACGGAACGCACCGCCGCACTGCTGTGCGCGCTGGACGGGTTGACCGGCGCCCACACCGAGCTGCGGGCACGGGGGCGGGCCGATCCGGCGCGGGCGGTGCTGGCCGGTCAGCGGCGCTGGCTGCGCAGCCGGGGGGTTCCGGCCGGTGCCGCCGTCGAGCGCTCCGGGGCCGAGCCGTCCCGCGATCGGCTGCCGGACGATCCGAGGCTGGTGGGTTCCGGCGGTGGTGATCCCGTGATGCTCGCGGAACTGGCGCGGCTCGACGTGGGCATGGCACCGGGGACTCCGGAGCACCCCGGCAACGGTGTCGAGGCGGCCGCCGCCGTGCCGCTGGGTGCGGTCGCCGCGCTCTGGGCCGAGGACGACCGGAGCGCTTTCCGGCTCGGCAGCGAGATCGCGGCCGCCACGCACGGGGGGCCGAGGGGCCACCTGCCCGCCGGAGTGCTCGCCGTGCTGGTGTCCCGGCTGCTGCGCGGCGCGGGGCTGGCGGAAGCCGCGGAGCGCGCGATCGAGCAGTGCTCCCACGCGGGGATCTCGGGGGAACTCTCCGAAGCGGTGCGGCTGGCCCGTTTCCGCCCCGCGAACACGCTGCCCACGCGTGGGAACCTGGTGGCGGCCGCCGACGGCGGCACCGGCAGCGGCGCGCTCGCGATCGCGCTGCGCGCGGCGCTGTCGGCCTCCGGCGACCCGGCGACGGCGATCCGCCTCGCCGCGAGCCACGACGGCGACGTCGTCACCTCCGCGACGCTGTGCGGCCAGCTGCTCGGCGCGCTGCGCGGTCCGGAGGAGATCACCGGTTCCGCGCCCGGGACGCCGGAGATAGCTCCGCTGCTGGAACGGGTGGCCGAGGCCGCGGTCACCGAGTTCGGACCGGATCCGGTTGGGCTCCCCGCCGGAGAAGAGGAGCACTCCGCCGAGCTCTCCGGGCAGCGGGAGGACGATTCCGGTGGGAGCTCCGAGAGCGCTGCCGGTCTCGCCGGTTCGGCGTGGGCACCGCGTTTCGCACGGGCCGTGCTGGGGTGCGCCGTCGGGGAGGCACTGGGCGGGGCCGTCACCGGGGACAGCTGGCGCGAGATCAGGGACCGCTACGGCGAGGAGGGGCTGCGGGAGTACGTGCCCGCCGGGCATCCCTCCGGCCGGATCGGCAGCGACACCCAGCTGCTGCTGTTCACGCTGGAGGGAACGATCCGCGCCGGGGTCTCCCGCCGCACGCTCGGCGGGGTGCCGCGCCCCACGAGGCACGTGCAGCACGCCTACCAGCGGTGGCTGCACACTCAGCACCTGAGCTGGCCCCGTGCCGCCGGGGAGTTCCTCTCGGTGGCGCCCGAGCCGGACGGCTGGCTGGTGGGGCTGCGCGGGCTGTTCCAGACCCGCAGCCCCGGCAGGACCATGATGCGCACGCTGATCGCCTTCGCGAAGGGCCAGCAGGCCATGGGCTCGCCGGAGGAGCCGATCAGCGACTCGGACGGCAGCAGCGCGCTGCTGCGGGCGGTCCCGGCGATGCTGTGGACGCCCCGGGCGGACGAGACCTTCCGGGTGGCCACCGAGGCCGCGGCGCTCACCCACGGGCACGCCACCGCCCGGCTGAGCGCGGGTGCGCTGGGGGTGATCGTCTCACGGTTGGCCCGGGGAGAGGGGCTCACCGAGGCCGTGGACGCCGCCGAGTCCGAGTTATCGCGGCACCCGGAGCACGATCCCGTGGCGAGCAGGATCGCTTCCGCCCGCAGGCTCGCCGAGTCCGGCGTCGTCGAACCGGAGCGGCTGGAACGCACCCTCGGCACGGGCTTCAACGCCGCCGAGGCGCTGGCGATCGGGCTGTACGCGGCGCTGGTGGTCGAAGGGGACTTCGCGGCCGGGCTGCGCACCGCCGTGAATCACTCCGGCAACAGCGGGGTGTGCGGCGCGGTGACGGGCGCGCTGCTGGCGATGTCGGCGGACGAGGAGATCCCCGAGCACTGGACGCAGCAGCTCGAACTCGGCGAAACCGTCCGAACGCTCGCCGAGGAGGGCTGCCTGGAGTTCGGCCCGAACCCGCCGGAGACCCCGGAGTGGTTCGAGCGCTACCCCGCCTCCTGA
- a CDS encoding type VII secretion system-associated protein has product MITPAMREQAAQQPNSWLYVVDPIFTDPNAEVPPWGFIGGFRVDEHGEITSDFSPNPNYRPSPVALRLPAPTNDVERALQLTTTGYAPSQTLLGALLEAELILFAQPQGEGLFTFEHQSGRNQLQVFTSEGHLPHNWTSWQRMSGRALAELRPVSTDLQVNPLSPAKARVPCEDLIRAAGIPLQAHASAPRNGAEATTVLTDVGPHHRAAQPAPAPPPGTPAKPTAPQPSPETPPAGPPAAPTGNTTAPAADSRGDPAEETELGETGRRLLGSLLAAAAGDALGAPVEFYPVEQIRNRYGAAGVTDYDRDDQQRGSFTDDSQLMLFALEGFVRGHIAVRQGVAETPLPAVQLALQRWLHSQGYSWTRVAGPFSATHPEPDGWLVERAELFAVRSPASSSISALREFASSGVPGTVERPLHHSGTHGAVLRGVGAALWSDDADEVFELAACAAALTHGEPDGYLPAGTFAVLLRELLHGTAPSEALNEARRVLSEHVAGSATEQALTAAVNLAEHGRPTPERIKDALGGGWSGPEALSIAVCALLSTENLADAVLLAVNHSGDSDSTGAICGSLAGARYGRDALPGTWLRDLRGRETIEILGRDALLEFTAEPPDDPTWRHRYPGRRDTSELPFSTDFPAVLTTGAEEHALPGAEDSAAEPSEAAGETDQAAGTPPESGAEADTPSTTDSEVPAGRDRATTEVAREPVLGCLLGGAVGDALGYVVEFDSMRTIRERFGPDGITGFERTDGPARISDDTQMTLFTLEGLVRAGHGLRRGLATDPVELVQHAYQRWLYTQGFDREQVSGPGCPEPDGWLLSQQELFNRRAPGATCVKALHGFAAGGVPGSVDNPLNDSKGCGAVMRAAPAALWSADTAEVFRVGAETGVLTHGHPSGYLPAGTLAVLVRRLLEGDTLRQALDTAMSHLSSWDGHEETTDSLLRARELVSLGTPGPEVIEQQLGGGWVGEEALAIAVYAALSHPDSFADAVRLAANHSGDSDSTAAVCGNIMGSALSAERIPAEWLAALELREVIERLARDAELEFGTDTPPESEWQRRYPLPSHGSTSATSPRWPLRTGALVEATKDHDAEEPSALPEPGEEQFEPDEEGTEETSTAEAEVEAGETGRSERHEDEQRDSSSETARTEAPAGTTAPEGSFPPATEFATAADFAATDISSFEDADTPVEEDELVSTMAEENLHTTERSASTGEERGTGMSERRAERATTEDEDGTETTTTEGTSEEASSPAAPTTRGTDGPPEASEEADDALSEEDLSEEETRLLTAWRKLRESPEEVPAELAGELRELTVRAFGAERAALLFGERNEETAESEVLVRETPLRLEFDERLAGCVLGAACGDAFAAPWMLGRADRLERSESIELAEAFGGSGRGTAITQQLAFVLAGTIRAEVLERRHAAETTHVVSVHHALRHWVRTQGVTVEPPATTDWLSQCSELNAQRFPDHAGTAALAEAHTRESVPSPADPPNDDAGFLATARATPLGLFAPDIGTAFTLGAETAALTHGAPDGYLPAGALAALSNALLRGEALADAVGTVLAELDKYAGGDNTAEALRSAVRLARRGTPTPETLRSLGTGWYGPGALGIGVLAALSYPDSWRRAVVLAAGHAGNSAATAAVCGAVLGASRGSGALPAKWLDRLEVREILDRLLADRRNVPTITPEGKLPSWARAYVADDERN; this is encoded by the coding sequence GTGATTACACCCGCGATGCGGGAGCAGGCCGCGCAACAGCCGAACAGCTGGCTGTACGTGGTGGACCCGATCTTCACCGACCCCAACGCGGAGGTCCCCCCTTGGGGCTTCATCGGCGGATTCCGCGTTGACGAGCACGGGGAAATCACCTCGGACTTCTCCCCGAACCCCAACTACCGGCCCTCCCCCGTCGCACTGCGACTGCCCGCCCCCACCAACGACGTGGAACGAGCGCTGCAGCTGACCACTACCGGCTACGCGCCCTCCCAGACCCTGCTCGGCGCGCTGCTGGAGGCCGAACTCATCCTGTTCGCCCAACCCCAGGGCGAAGGGCTGTTCACCTTCGAGCACCAGTCGGGACGCAACCAGCTGCAGGTGTTCACCTCCGAGGGACACCTGCCGCACAACTGGACCAGTTGGCAACGCATGTCCGGCAGAGCCCTGGCGGAGCTGCGACCGGTCAGCACCGACCTGCAGGTGAATCCGCTCAGTCCCGCCAAGGCGCGTGTTCCCTGCGAGGACCTGATCCGGGCGGCCGGAATCCCGCTCCAGGCCCACGCGAGCGCGCCACGCAACGGAGCGGAAGCGACCACCGTGCTCACCGACGTCGGGCCCCACCACCGAGCGGCCCAACCGGCCCCCGCTCCTCCCCCCGGCACTCCGGCGAAACCGACGGCTCCACAGCCATCCCCGGAAACTCCCCCGGCCGGTCCACCCGCCGCTCCCACCGGGAACACCACGGCCCCGGCGGCGGACTCCAGGGGGGATCCCGCCGAGGAGACCGAACTCGGCGAGACGGGACGGCGCCTGCTCGGCAGCCTGCTCGCCGCCGCGGCGGGTGACGCGCTCGGGGCCCCGGTGGAGTTCTACCCGGTGGAACAGATCCGCAACCGCTACGGCGCGGCGGGGGTGACCGACTACGACCGCGACGACCAGCAGAGGGGCTCGTTCACCGACGACAGCCAGCTGATGCTGTTCGCGTTGGAAGGGTTCGTCCGCGGCCACATCGCGGTGCGCCAAGGAGTCGCGGAAACACCGTTGCCCGCCGTCCAGCTGGCACTGCAACGCTGGCTGCACAGCCAGGGGTACTCCTGGACGCGTGTGGCGGGCCCGTTCTCGGCGACCCACCCCGAGCCGGACGGCTGGCTCGTCGAGCGGGCGGAGCTGTTCGCGGTGCGTTCCCCCGCCAGCAGCTCGATCAGCGCGCTGCGCGAGTTCGCCTCCTCGGGAGTGCCGGGCACCGTCGAACGACCGCTGCACCACTCCGGCACCCACGGTGCGGTGCTGCGCGGTGTCGGGGCGGCACTGTGGTCGGACGACGCCGACGAGGTGTTCGAGCTGGCCGCCTGCGCCGCCGCGCTCACCCACGGCGAACCGGACGGCTACCTGCCCGCCGGAACCTTCGCGGTGCTGCTGCGCGAACTGCTGCACGGGACCGCGCCCTCCGAGGCGCTGAACGAGGCCAGACGCGTGCTGTCCGAACACGTCGCCGGGTCCGCCACCGAGCAGGCGCTCACGGCTGCGGTGAACCTCGCCGAACACGGTCGCCCCACCCCGGAGCGGATCAAGGACGCCCTGGGCGGCGGATGGAGCGGCCCGGAGGCGTTGTCCATCGCCGTCTGCGCGCTGCTGAGCACCGAGAACCTCGCGGACGCGGTACTGCTGGCCGTCAACCACTCCGGGGACAGCGACTCCACGGGAGCGATCTGCGGCTCGCTGGCGGGGGCCCGGTACGGCAGGGACGCCCTGCCGGGGACCTGGCTTCGCGACCTGCGAGGACGCGAGACGATCGAGATCCTGGGGCGGGACGCGCTGCTGGAGTTCACCGCCGAACCACCGGACGACCCCACGTGGCGGCACCGGTACCCGGGGCGGCGGGACACCTCCGAACTGCCGTTCAGCACCGACTTCCCCGCCGTACTCACCACGGGTGCCGAGGAGCACGCCCTGCCCGGCGCGGAGGACTCCGCCGCCGAACCGTCCGAAGCGGCCGGAGAAACGGACCAAGCCGCCGGAACTCCCCCGGAGAGCGGAGCGGAGGCGGACACACCATCCACAACGGACAGCGAGGTCCCCGCCGGGCGCGATCGCGCCACGACCGAAGTGGCACGCGAACCCGTGCTCGGCTGCCTGCTGGGCGGCGCGGTCGGTGACGCGCTGGGCTACGTGGTGGAGTTCGACTCGATGCGCACGATCCGGGAGCGCTTCGGCCCCGACGGGATCACCGGCTTCGAGCGGACCGACGGACCGGCCCGGATCAGCGACGACACCCAGATGACGCTGTTCACGCTGGAGGGGCTCGTCCGGGCCGGTCACGGCCTCCGCCGCGGCCTCGCCACCGATCCGGTCGAACTGGTCCAGCACGCCTACCAGCGCTGGCTGTACACGCAGGGCTTCGACCGCGAGCAGGTCAGCGGCCCCGGCTGCCCCGAACCCGACGGCTGGCTGCTCTCCCAGCAGGAACTGTTCAACAGGCGCGCCCCGGGAGCCACCTGCGTGAAGGCACTGCACGGCTTCGCGGCGGGCGGGGTTCCCGGCTCGGTGGACAACCCGCTGAACGACTCCAAGGGGTGCGGCGCGGTCATGCGTGCCGCACCCGCCGCGCTGTGGTCTGCCGACACCGCCGAGGTGTTCCGCGTCGGCGCGGAGACCGGCGTGCTGACCCACGGCCACCCCAGCGGCTACCTGCCCGCCGGGACCCTGGCCGTGCTGGTGCGAAGGCTGCTGGAGGGGGACACGCTGCGGCAGGCCCTCGACACCGCGATGTCCCACCTGTCGAGCTGGGACGGGCACGAGGAGACCACCGACAGCCTGTTGCGGGCGCGTGAGTTGGTCTCGCTGGGGACGCCGGGCCCCGAGGTGATCGAACAGCAGCTCGGCGGCGGCTGGGTGGGGGAGGAAGCCCTGGCCATAGCGGTCTACGCGGCGCTGAGCCATCCCGACTCGTTCGCCGACGCGGTCCGGCTGGCGGCCAACCACTCCGGCGACAGCGACTCCACGGCCGCCGTCTGCGGCAACATCATGGGCAGCGCGCTGTCCGCCGAACGGATCCCGGCGGAGTGGCTGGCGGCGCTGGAGCTGCGCGAGGTGATCGAACGACTCGCGCGGGACGCCGAACTGGAGTTCGGCACCGACACACCCCCCGAGTCGGAGTGGCAGCGGCGCTACCCGCTCCCGAGTCACGGGAGCACCTCGGCGACGTCACCGAGGTGGCCACTGCGGACGGGAGCGCTGGTCGAGGCGACGAAGGACCACGACGCCGAAGAACCGTCCGCCCTCCCCGAACCGGGTGAGGAACAGTTCGAACCGGATGAGGAGGGGACGGAAGAAACGAGCACGGCGGAGGCCGAGGTCGAGGCCGGGGAGACCGGGCGATCCGAGCGTCACGAGGACGAACAGCGGGACAGCTCCTCCGAAACCGCGCGGACCGAGGCCCCGGCCGGGACCACCGCGCCCGAGGGGAGTTTCCCACCCGCGACCGAGTTCGCGACCGCGGCGGACTTCGCGGCGACGGACATCTCCTCGTTCGAGGACGCCGACACCCCGGTCGAGGAGGACGAGCTGGTCAGCACCATGGCCGAGGAGAACCTCCACACCACCGAGCGTTCGGCGAGCACCGGCGAGGAGCGCGGAACCGGCATGAGCGAGCGGCGGGCGGAGCGAGCCACCACCGAGGACGAGGACGGCACCGAAACCACCACGACGGAAGGAACATCCGAGGAAGCCTCCTCCCCGGCGGCCCCGACGACGCGGGGGACGGACGGCCCCCCGGAGGCGTCCGAAGAGGCCGACGACGCACTCTCCGAGGAGGACCTCTCCGAGGAGGAGACCCGGCTGCTCACGGCGTGGCGGAAACTGCGGGAGTCCCCCGAGGAAGTTCCGGCTGAGCTCGCCGGGGAGCTGCGCGAGCTCACGGTGCGGGCCTTCGGTGCGGAACGGGCAGCGCTGCTGTTCGGTGAGCGGAACGAGGAGACCGCCGAGTCCGAAGTGCTGGTGCGGGAGACCCCGCTGCGGTTGGAGTTCGACGAAAGGCTCGCCGGGTGTGTGCTGGGAGCGGCCTGCGGTGACGCGTTCGCCGCCCCCTGGATGCTCGGCCGGGCCGACCGGCTGGAACGGTCCGAGTCGATCGAGCTCGCCGAGGCGTTCGGCGGCAGTGGGCGCGGCACCGCGATCACCCAGCAGCTGGCCTTCGTGCTGGCGGGAACGATCCGCGCCGAGGTGCTAGAACGGCGCCACGCGGCGGAGACCACCCACGTGGTGAGCGTGCACCACGCGCTGCGGCACTGGGTCCGCACGCAGGGGGTGACCGTGGAACCACCGGCCACGACCGACTGGCTCTCGCAGTGCTCCGAGCTCAACGCCCAGCGCTTTCCGGACCACGCGGGTACCGCCGCCCTGGCGGAGGCGCACACCCGGGAAAGCGTCCCGAGCCCGGCGGATCCGCCCAACGACGACGCCGGGTTCCTGGCCACCGCGCGGGCGACTCCGCTGGGGCTGTTCGCCCCCGACATCGGGACGGCCTTCACCCTCGGGGCCGAAACGGCCGCGCTCACCCACGGCGCTCCGGACGGCTACCTGCCCGCCGGGGCGCTGGCGGCGCTGAGCAACGCGCTGCTGCGGGGTGAAGCGCTGGCGGACGCGGTGGGGACGGTCCTGGCCGAGCTGGACAAGTACGCGGGCGGCGACAACACGGCCGAGGCGCTGCGTTCGGCCGTGCGACTGGCCCGGCGGGGAACGCCGACACCGGAAACACTGCGTTCGCTGGGAACGGGATGGTACGGCCCCGGCGCACTCGGTATCGGCGTGCTGGCCGCACTGTCCTACCCGGACTCATGGCGGCGGGCCGTCGTGCTGGCGGCGGGACACGCGGGCAACAGCGCCGCCACCGCCGCGGTCTGCGGTGCCGTGCTCGGTGCCTCGCGCGGGAGCGGCGCCCTGCCCGCGAAGTGGCTGGACCGGCTGGAGGTGCGCGAGATCCTGGACAGACTGCTCGCCGACCGACGGAACGTTCCGACCATCACACCGGAGGGCAAACTCCCCTCCTGGGCGCGCGCCTACGTCGCCGACGACGAGCGGAACTGA
- a CDS encoding DUF5818 domain-containing protein gives MRKTFAIAAAMLTMLGGVGSAAAVDRSGSEAQVPSGDQARQGLFTSATGTLVRGGQGYILAAEDDGTRYRLTGAPGMLLPYSGERVKVTGSESGRNSETERLAVRTVEPVARGESLPPRGTTRLNFRVNTDGAVSGSTTFYGMFGTPGPDPRGEVADIEELGAIALRDEDGDGVYSAPVGLRAGQRVVARIAVGNSVVGPRKVIHPSSVVQRDNTVVLDGDTTVSTEYTPTRFCGDVPFTPNSDHGAFGIKTSGADCDTARDVAADAENRIGRDYRSHGFECAATEAGGQLGGYDYTCRDEEREITFSAS, from the coding sequence ATGCGCAAGACTTTCGCGATAGCGGCGGCGATGCTGACCATGCTCGGCGGTGTGGGCAGCGCCGCCGCGGTGGACAGGTCCGGCTCCGAGGCGCAGGTACCCAGTGGCGACCAGGCCCGGCAGGGACTGTTCACCAGCGCCACCGGGACCCTCGTCCGTGGCGGGCAGGGCTACATCCTGGCGGCCGAGGACGACGGCACGCGCTACCGGCTCACCGGAGCACCGGGAATGCTGCTTCCCTACTCGGGTGAGCGGGTCAAGGTGACCGGAAGCGAGTCCGGGCGGAACTCGGAAACCGAGCGGCTCGCCGTCAGAACGGTGGAGCCGGTCGCGCGCGGCGAATCGTTGCCGCCGCGTGGCACCACGCGGCTGAACTTCCGGGTGAACACCGACGGTGCCGTCAGCGGCAGCACCACGTTCTACGGGATGTTCGGCACGCCGGGGCCCGATCCGCGTGGCGAGGTCGCCGACATCGAGGAGCTGGGCGCGATCGCACTGCGCGACGAGGACGGTGACGGGGTCTACTCCGCCCCGGTCGGCCTGCGCGCCGGGCAGCGTGTCGTCGCGCGCATCGCCGTGGGCAACAGCGTCGTGGGGCCGAGGAAGGTGATCCATCCGAGCAGCGTCGTCCAGCGGGACAACACCGTGGTGCTGGACGGCGACACCACCGTCTCCACCGAGTACACCCCCACGCGTTTCTGCGGTGACGTGCCCTTCACCCCGAACTCGGACCACGGTGCCTTCGGCATCAAGACGAGCGGGGCGGACTGCGACACCGCCCGCGACGTGGCGGCCGACGCCGAGAACCGGATCGGGCGGGACTACCGCAGCCACGGTTTCGAGTGCGCGGCGACCGAGGCGGGCGGCCAGCTCGGTGGCTACGACTACACCTGCCGTGACGAGGAGCGCGAGATCACCTTCTCCGCCTCCTGA
- a CDS encoding sirohydrochlorin chelatase, whose amino-acid sequence MNAPLVAVAHGSRDPRSAATIRTLLDVVRSVRPELDVRTAFLELSAPRLGDVLDTLHAEGNGQAVIVPLLLGHAYHASVDIPGAAREAERRNPLLRLRIAEVLGPDRRLRQAAWRRLLESGADPGDPELGVVLAGAGSAHASANRLVAEVAGMWQRHSRWAGAVAAFAAAAEPDVPAALERLRARGARRFAVGSWFLAPGRLPDRVLERAAEHAERPVLADTMGAAPELAELVIERYEAALAARPGRLAHAT is encoded by the coding sequence ATGAACGCACCGCTGGTCGCGGTGGCGCACGGCAGTCGTGACCCACGTTCGGCGGCCACGATCCGGACGCTGCTGGACGTGGTCCGCTCCGTTCGCCCCGAACTGGACGTACGGACCGCGTTCCTGGAACTGTCCGCTCCCCGGCTCGGCGACGTGCTGGACACCCTGCACGCCGAGGGCAACGGGCAGGCGGTGATCGTTCCGCTGCTGCTCGGCCACGCCTACCACGCGAGCGTGGACATCCCGGGCGCGGCCCGCGAGGCCGAACGCCGCAATCCGCTGCTGCGCCTGCGGATCGCCGAGGTGCTGGGCCCCGACCGCAGGCTGCGGCAGGCGGCGTGGCGGCGGTTGCTCGAGAGCGGTGCCGATCCGGGTGATCCGGAACTCGGCGTCGTGCTGGCCGGAGCCGGTTCGGCGCACGCCTCCGCCAACCGGCTGGTCGCCGAGGTGGCCGGGATGTGGCAGCGACACAGCCGTTGGGCCGGGGCCGTGGCGGCGTTCGCCGCCGCGGCCGAACCGGACGTTCCCGCCGCACTGGAGCGGCTACGTGCGCGGGGGGCGCGGCGGTTCGCGGTCGGTTCGTGGTTCCTGGCCCCCGGAAGGCTGCCCGACCGGGTACTCGAACGGGCCGCCGAACACGCCGAGCGTCCCGTGCTGGCGGATACTATGGGAGCGGCACCGGAACTGGCCGAGCTGGTCATCGAGCGCTACGAGGCGGCGCTGGCCGCGAGGCCCGGGCGATTGGCGCACGCCACCTAG
- a CDS encoding sulfate adenylyltransferase subunit 1 — translation MSDETETLTRFAPDSGTEVALPVHTDLLRLATAGSVDDGKSTLVGRLLHDTKSVLADQLDAVHRASADRGLSTPDLSLLVDGLRAEREQGITIDVAYRYFATGKRTFVLADTPGHVQYTRNTVTGASTAQLAVLLVDARKGVVEQTRRHAAVLALLGVPRLVLAINKIDMVDFDESVHTAIAQDFARHARALGYSDENVVTVPVSALHGDNVVERSERTPWYEGPALLEHLETVPVAPDPHDAPFRLPVQYVIRPRTAEHPDYRGYAGQVAAGVVNEGDEVVVLPGGARSRVSMVDTPDGPAQSAAAGRSVTVLLEDDLDIARGDVIVAADNQPSVTDEFDATVCWLAEKPLSPRAKVLIKHGARTVQAMATELATRFDEQELSSVDAPERLELNEIGKVRFRTSESLPIDEYAASRRTGSFIVLDPSDGSTLAAGLIGVPLAPLASAVTR, via the coding sequence CTGCTGCACGACACGAAGTCGGTGCTGGCCGACCAGCTCGACGCGGTGCACCGCGCCAGCGCCGACCGCGGACTCAGCACGCCGGACCTGTCGCTGCTGGTGGACGGGTTGCGCGCGGAGCGCGAACAGGGCATCACCATCGATGTCGCCTACCGCTACTTCGCCACGGGCAAGCGCACCTTCGTGCTGGCCGACACCCCCGGGCACGTGCAGTACACCAGGAACACCGTCACCGGAGCCTCCACCGCGCAGCTCGCGGTGCTGCTGGTCGACGCCCGCAAGGGCGTGGTGGAGCAGACCAGGAGGCACGCGGCGGTGCTGGCGCTGCTGGGAGTCCCCCGGCTGGTGCTGGCGATCAACAAGATCGACATGGTCGACTTCGACGAGTCGGTGCACACCGCCATCGCCCAGGACTTCGCGCGGCACGCCAGGGCCCTCGGCTACTCCGACGAGAACGTGGTCACGGTCCCGGTCTCCGCGCTGCACGGTGACAACGTCGTCGAGCGTTCCGAGCGCACGCCCTGGTACGAGGGTCCAGCGCTGCTGGAGCACCTGGAGACCGTCCCGGTCGCTCCGGACCCGCACGACGCCCCGTTCCGGCTGCCGGTGCAGTACGTGATCCGGCCGCGCACCGCCGAACACCCGGACTACCGGGGCTACGCGGGCCAGGTGGCCGCCGGAGTGGTCAACGAGGGCGACGAAGTGGTGGTGCTTCCCGGCGGAGCACGCAGCAGGGTTTCCATGGTGGACACCCCGGACGGACCGGCGCAGAGCGCCGCGGCCGGACGTTCGGTCACTGTGCTGCTCGAGGACGACCTGGACATCGCGCGGGGCGACGTCATCGTCGCCGCGGACAACCAGCCCTCGGTGACCGACGAGTTCGACGCCACGGTCTGCTGGCTCGCCGAGAAGCCCCTCTCGCCGCGCGCCAAGGTGCTGATCAAGCACGGTGCCCGGACCGTACAGGCGATGGCCACCGAACTGGCCACCCGCTTCGACGAGCAGGAACTGTCGAGTGTGGACGCCCCGGAGCGGCTGGAGCTCAACGAGATCGGCAAGGTCCGGTTCCGGACCTCGGAGTCGTTGCCGATCGACGAGTACGCCGCCAGCAGGCGCACCGGTTCGTTCATCGTGCTCGACCCCTCCGACGGTTCCACGCTCGCGGCGGGGCTGATCGGTGTTCCGCTGGCCCCGCTGGCCTCGGCAGTGACTCGATGA